The following are encoded together in the Micromonospora lupini genome:
- a CDS encoding glycoside hydrolase family 13 protein has translation MTVSATTPPRTDDDWWRSAVVYQVYVRSFADSNGDGVGDLAGIRERLPYLRDLGVDALWLTPFYTSPMVDGGYDVADYRDVDPLFGTLTDFDAMISDAHALGLRIIVDLVPNHTSSAHRWFTDALAAGTGSPERSRYLFAEGRGAHGELPPNDWESIFGGPAWTQVDDGQWYLHLFDPAQPDLNWRHPQVRAEFEDVLRFWLDRGVDGFRVDVAHGMIKAEGLPDVGFSTMTTGQRQVDLLGKARLPYFDQDEVHEIYRAWRPILDSYPGGRMAVAEAWAETPQRLARYIGPDELHQAFSFDFLDATWSADSFRKVIDTALAEATVVGAPTTWVLSNHDKQRHVTRYGDGAEGLRRARAASLLMLALPGCAYLYQGEELGLPEVLDLPDELRQDPAFLRTGESRDGCRVPIPWSDELAPYGFGPAGSELSWLPAPATWRALSVAAQAGTPGSTLELYRAALRIRHEHPALALGAGPVTWLESGPGMLAFSRTAGETVLTCVVNLSGAQVLIDGYGEPIVASAPLTGQGAGHLLPVDAAAWLERR, from the coding sequence ATGACCGTCAGCGCCACCACCCCGCCCCGCACCGACGACGACTGGTGGCGCTCCGCGGTCGTCTACCAGGTCTACGTGCGCAGCTTCGCCGACAGCAACGGTGACGGCGTCGGCGACCTCGCGGGCATCCGGGAGCGGTTGCCGTACCTGCGGGACCTCGGAGTGGACGCGCTCTGGCTGACCCCCTTCTACACCTCCCCGATGGTCGACGGCGGGTACGACGTCGCCGACTACCGCGACGTCGACCCCCTGTTCGGCACCCTCACCGACTTCGACGCGATGATCAGCGACGCGCACGCTCTCGGCCTGCGGATCATCGTCGACCTGGTGCCCAACCACACCTCCAGCGCGCACCGCTGGTTCACCGACGCCCTCGCCGCCGGCACCGGCTCGCCCGAACGCTCCCGCTACCTCTTCGCCGAGGGCCGGGGCGCGCACGGCGAGCTGCCCCCCAACGACTGGGAGAGCATCTTCGGCGGCCCGGCCTGGACCCAGGTCGACGACGGCCAGTGGTACCTGCACCTGTTCGACCCGGCCCAGCCGGACCTGAACTGGCGCCACCCGCAGGTCCGCGCCGAGTTCGAGGACGTCCTGCGGTTCTGGCTGGACCGGGGCGTGGACGGCTTCCGCGTCGACGTGGCCCACGGCATGATCAAGGCAGAGGGGCTGCCGGACGTCGGCTTCAGCACGATGACGACCGGGCAACGCCAGGTCGACCTGCTCGGCAAGGCCCGCCTGCCCTACTTCGACCAGGACGAGGTGCACGAGATCTACCGCGCGTGGCGGCCCATATTGGACAGCTACCCGGGCGGCCGGATGGCGGTCGCCGAGGCGTGGGCCGAGACCCCGCAGCGGCTGGCCCGCTACATCGGCCCGGACGAGCTGCACCAGGCTTTCAGCTTCGACTTCCTCGACGCCACCTGGTCGGCCGACTCGTTCCGCAAGGTGATCGACACCGCGCTGGCCGAGGCGACAGTCGTCGGCGCCCCCACCACCTGGGTGCTGTCCAACCACGACAAGCAGCGGCACGTGACCCGCTACGGCGACGGCGCCGAAGGGCTGCGCCGCGCCCGCGCCGCCAGCCTGCTCATGCTCGCCCTCCCCGGCTGCGCCTACCTCTACCAGGGCGAGGAGCTGGGCCTGCCCGAGGTTCTCGACCTTCCCGACGAGCTGCGCCAGGACCCGGCGTTCCTGCGGACCGGCGAGAGCCGCGACGGCTGCCGGGTGCCCATCCCGTGGAGCGATGAGCTGGCACCGTACGGCTTCGGGCCGGCCGGCAGCGAGCTGAGCTGGCTGCCCGCCCCGGCGACCTGGCGTGCCCTGTCGGTCGCCGCGCAGGCCGGTACGCCCGGCTCGACGCTGGAGCTGTACCGGGCCGCCCTGCGCATCCGCCACGAACACCCGGCGCTGGCTCTCGGCGCCGGCCCGGTCACCTGGCTGGAGAGTGGACCGGGAATGCTGGCCTTCTCCCGCACCGCCGGCGAAACCGTGCTGACCTGCGTGGTCAACCTCAGCGGAGCACAGGTGCTGATCGACGGGTACGGCGAGCCGATCGTCGCCAGCGCGCCGCTCACCGGGCAGGGCGCCGGCCATCTGCTGCCCGTAGACGCGGCAGCCTGGTTGGAACGGCGCTGA
- a CDS encoding LacI family DNA-binding transcriptional regulator, whose protein sequence is MRARLSDIAQQAEVSEATVSRVLNDRPGVAPETRQAVLTALDVLGYERPARLRKRSAGLVGLVVPELDNPIFPAFAQVIESTLAQSGFTPVLCTQTAGGVTEDEYVEMLLDRQVSGIVFVSGLHADTAANHDRYRALIARPLPVVMINGYVPGIGAPFVSCDDREAADLAVAHLVALGHRRIGLITGPDRFVPVQRRVAGWRAAMTRLAGVAEADLGPLAELTLFGVEGGEAAAGRLLDRGVTGLVCGSDLMALGAVRAARHRGLTVPGDLSVVGYDDSPLMAFTDPPLTTVRQPVTAMAVAAVRALVDEINGHGAPHSEYLFRPELVARGSTAVAPAAVRFPYARSA, encoded by the coding sequence ATGCGCGCTCGACTGTCCGACATCGCCCAGCAGGCCGAAGTCAGCGAGGCCACGGTGTCGCGGGTGCTCAACGACCGCCCCGGCGTGGCCCCGGAGACCCGACAGGCCGTCCTCACCGCCCTCGACGTCCTCGGCTACGAGCGACCGGCCCGACTGCGCAAGCGCAGCGCCGGCCTGGTCGGTCTGGTGGTGCCCGAGTTGGACAACCCGATCTTCCCCGCGTTCGCGCAGGTCATCGAGTCGACGCTGGCGCAGAGCGGGTTCACGCCGGTGCTCTGCACCCAGACCGCCGGCGGCGTGACCGAGGACGAATACGTGGAGATGCTGCTGGACCGGCAGGTCTCCGGGATCGTCTTCGTCTCCGGCCTGCACGCCGACACCGCCGCCAACCACGACCGCTACCGGGCGCTGATCGCCCGGCCGCTGCCGGTCGTGATGATCAACGGGTACGTTCCCGGCATCGGCGCCCCCTTCGTCTCCTGCGACGACCGAGAGGCCGCCGACCTCGCAGTGGCCCACCTCGTCGCGCTCGGGCACCGCCGGATCGGCCTGATCACCGGCCCGGACCGGTTCGTGCCGGTGCAGCGCAGGGTGGCCGGCTGGCGGGCGGCGATGACCCGACTGGCCGGTGTCGCCGAGGCCGACCTCGGCCCGCTGGCCGAGCTGACACTGTTCGGTGTGGAGGGTGGCGAGGCGGCTGCCGGCCGGCTGCTCGACCGGGGAGTCACCGGCCTGGTCTGCGGCTCCGACCTGATGGCGCTCGGCGCGGTGCGGGCGGCCCGGCACCGCGGTCTGACCGTCCCGGGTGACCTGTCAGTGGTGGGCTACGACGACTCACCGCTGATGGCCTTCACCGACCCGCCGCTGACCACTGTGCGACAGCCGGTCACCGCCATGGCGGTTGCGGCGGTCCGCGCCCTGGTCGACGAGATCAACGGGCACGGCGCCCCGCACTCGGAGTACCTGTTCCGCCCCGAGCTGGTCGCGCGGGGCTCGACAGCGGTCGCCCCGGCCGCCGTGCGGTTTCCTTACGCAAGATCTGCTTGA
- a CDS encoding sugar ABC transporter substrate-binding protein, with protein MRIRTAGVVALFALALAASGCGGDSDEPAAKESPKAAGGKLVIWADDKRTETLKPFAEKFGQENGVTVEVQAVSKDLQTNFVTASQQGSGPDVVVGAHDWIGNLVQNGAIDPVQLAAEQKSAFNATAIKAVTFNGQLYGVPYAQENLALIRNTELAPEAPKTIEDLVATGKQLKASKKVTETLCLQVGQNGDAYHIYPLYSSAGGYLFGAGANGDYDPKDLGVGKPASIEAFKKIGALGEKGAGVLKRSIADTNSIATFTGKKCAYLISGPWAIADVKKANITYDISAIPGFAGGKEAQPFVGVQAFYVAAKGKNKALAQEFVANYTTTPDLAVALYNAEARPPALTAALDQVKGSDPDLAKFQEAGRNGQVLPAIPAMAAIWDPFGKAEAAVIGGADPTSTVTAAGKTISGQIK; from the coding sequence ATGCGCATCCGTACCGCGGGTGTGGTCGCCCTCTTCGCCCTGGCGCTCGCCGCCTCCGGCTGTGGTGGCGACAGCGACGAGCCGGCCGCGAAGGAATCCCCCAAGGCCGCCGGCGGCAAGCTGGTGATCTGGGCCGACGACAAGCGCACGGAAACCCTCAAGCCGTTCGCCGAGAAGTTCGGCCAGGAGAACGGCGTCACCGTCGAGGTCCAAGCCGTCAGCAAGGACCTGCAGACCAACTTCGTCACTGCCTCGCAGCAGGGCAGCGGCCCCGACGTGGTGGTCGGCGCGCACGACTGGATCGGCAACCTGGTGCAGAACGGCGCCATCGACCCCGTCCAGCTCGCCGCCGAGCAGAAGAGCGCGTTCAACGCCACAGCAATCAAGGCGGTCACCTTCAACGGTCAGCTCTACGGGGTGCCGTACGCGCAGGAGAACCTGGCACTGATCCGCAACACCGAGCTGGCCCCCGAGGCGCCGAAGACCATCGAGGACCTGGTCGCCACGGGTAAGCAGCTCAAGGCGTCGAAGAAGGTCACCGAGACGCTCTGCCTCCAGGTCGGCCAGAACGGCGACGCGTACCACATCTACCCGCTCTACAGCTCGGCCGGCGGTTACCTCTTCGGCGCCGGGGCCAACGGTGACTACGACCCGAAGGACCTGGGCGTGGGCAAGCCCGCGTCGATCGAGGCGTTCAAGAAGATCGGCGCGCTTGGCGAGAAGGGCGCGGGCGTGCTCAAGCGCTCCATCGCGGACACCAACTCGATCGCCACCTTCACCGGCAAGAAGTGCGCGTACCTGATCTCCGGGCCGTGGGCGATCGCCGACGTCAAGAAGGCCAACATCACGTACGACATCTCCGCGATCCCCGGCTTCGCCGGCGGCAAGGAGGCCCAGCCGTTCGTGGGTGTGCAGGCGTTCTACGTCGCTGCCAAGGGCAAGAACAAGGCGCTGGCCCAGGAGTTCGTCGCCAACTACACGACCACCCCGGACCTGGCCGTCGCGCTCTACAACGCCGAGGCCCGGCCGCCGGCGCTGACCGCCGCCCTCGACCAGGTCAAGGGCAGCGACCCGGACCTGGCGAAGTTCCAGGAGGCCGGCAGGAACGGCCAGGTGCTCCCGGCGATCCCGGCGATGGCCGCCATCTGGGACCCGTTCGGCAAGGCCGAGGCCGCGGTCATCGGCGGGGCCGACCCGACCAGCACCGTCACCGCCGCCGGCAAGACCATCTCCGGCCAGATCAAGTAA
- a CDS encoding ABC transporter permease subunit — translation MSTPLSGPGSATQAPGRGPVGSRPPRSRDHAPITVTGLAGKVLLLGLTAGIALWAAFPLVDGEQWAGLALLAATTAGLFYLYLTRRHIPAKYLVPGTLFLIAFQVLPVLYMASTAFTNFGDGHRGSKDEAIVAIQTSSVTQVPGSAQYALSIATTGDPATAPLVFLVTDPATGAVSAGDAGGLRRLDAADVTVTAGGRVTAADGYTVLNVGQASARSREVTDLVVPTAGGALRSSGLSRAYEGKAVRAYDSGCDCVRDAATGRTWTADEEVGAFVAADGERLAQGWKINVGLRNFTRVLTDGNISGPFLGALIWNFAFAIGSTGGTFLLGMLIALVLHSPRMRGTNIYRVLLVLPYAMPSFAMLLAWRDMFNADFGLINNLFGLHVDWFGQPWTARFAVILIQLWLGYPYMFLVATGALQAIPRELTEATSVDGASPWQSFRAVTLPLLLIALSPLLISSFAFNFNNFNAIYLTTEGAPFPADNPTNGATDLLITYTYRLAFGGQGAQFGFAAAISLFIFAIVAVVSAVSFRRTRKQEEVYS, via the coding sequence ATGAGTACGCCGCTGTCCGGCCCGGGGTCTGCCACGCAGGCCCCGGGCCGGGGGCCCGTCGGCTCCCGACCCCCGCGCTCGCGTGACCACGCGCCGATCACAGTGACCGGCCTCGCCGGCAAGGTGCTCCTGCTCGGCCTCACCGCCGGAATCGCCCTCTGGGCGGCATTCCCACTCGTCGACGGGGAGCAGTGGGCCGGCCTGGCCCTGCTGGCGGCGACCACCGCCGGGCTGTTCTATCTCTACCTCACCCGCCGGCACATCCCGGCCAAGTACCTGGTGCCGGGAACCCTGTTCCTCATCGCCTTCCAGGTCCTCCCGGTGCTCTACATGGCGAGCACCGCCTTCACCAACTTCGGTGACGGGCACCGGGGCAGCAAGGACGAGGCGATCGTCGCGATCCAGACCTCGTCGGTCACGCAGGTGCCCGGCTCCGCCCAGTACGCCCTGTCGATCGCCACCACGGGTGACCCGGCCACCGCCCCACTTGTCTTCCTGGTCACCGACCCCGCCACCGGGGCGGTCTCCGCAGGTGACGCGGGCGGGCTGCGCCGCCTCGACGCCGCCGACGTCACAGTCACCGCGGGCGGCAGGGTCACCGCCGCCGACGGCTACACGGTGCTGAACGTCGGCCAGGCCAGCGCCCGCAGCAGGGAGGTCACCGACCTTGTCGTCCCGACGGCAGGTGGCGCGCTGCGGTCAAGCGGCCTGTCCCGGGCGTACGAGGGCAAGGCGGTGCGGGCGTACGACTCCGGCTGTGACTGCGTCCGGGACGCCGCGACCGGGCGGACCTGGACCGCCGACGAGGAGGTGGGCGCCTTCGTCGCCGCCGACGGGGAGCGGCTGGCCCAGGGCTGGAAGATCAACGTGGGGCTGCGCAACTTCACGCGTGTGCTCACCGACGGGAACATCTCCGGCCCGTTCCTGGGCGCCCTGATCTGGAACTTCGCGTTCGCCATCGGCTCCACCGGCGGCACGTTCCTGCTCGGCATGCTCATCGCGCTCGTGCTGCACTCGCCCCGGATGCGGGGCACAAACATCTACCGGGTGCTGCTGGTCCTGCCGTACGCCATGCCGTCGTTCGCGATGCTGCTGGCCTGGCGGGACATGTTCAACGCCGACTTCGGGCTGATCAACAACCTGTTCGGGTTGCACGTGGACTGGTTCGGTCAGCCGTGGACGGCCCGCTTCGCGGTCATCCTCATCCAGCTCTGGCTCGGCTACCCGTACATGTTCCTGGTGGCCACCGGCGCGTTGCAGGCCATCCCCCGTGAGCTGACCGAGGCCACCTCTGTCGACGGCGCATCGCCCTGGCAGTCCTTCCGCGCGGTCACCCTGCCACTGCTGTTGATCGCGCTGTCTCCGCTGCTGATCTCGTCGTTCGCGTTCAACTTCAACAACTTCAACGCGATCTACCTGACCACCGAGGGAGCGCCCTTCCCGGCAGACAACCCGACCAACGGCGCCACCGACCTGCTCATCACGTACACCTATCGGCTGGCCTTCGGCGGGCAGGGCGCGCAGTTCGGCTTCGCCGCCGCGATCTCGCTGTTCATCTTCGCCATCGTCGCCGTCGTCTCGGCGGTCAGCTTCCGGCGGACCCGCAAGCAGGAGGAGGTGTACTCGTGA